In Capsicum annuum cultivar UCD-10X-F1 chromosome 11, UCD10Xv1.1, whole genome shotgun sequence, one genomic interval encodes:
- the LOC107848178 gene encoding transcription factor BIM2, with amino-acid sequence MGKLFSLELRVFRKQPVYLHNVGLSQWRAQSFPANPQALKNGTDAGPTFSGWFDENMQENQNNPLESHPGVDVSYRSMDIEKDVVSSPFATSKPIPTTMPVPVQSHSAFSDLLPTHASDECPSAANALNNQEFMIKDGTISISNTYSKA; translated from the exons ATGGGGAAATTAT TTTCACTTGAGCtaagggtctttcggaaacagcctgtTTACCTTCACAATGTAGggttaag TCAGTGGCGTGCACAGAGTTTTCCTGCAAACCCTCAAGCCTTGAAGAATGGTACTGACGCAGGACCAACATTTTCTGGATGGTTTGATGAGAATATGcaagaaaatcaaaacaatccACTTGAATCTCATCCTGGTGTGGATGTTTCCTATAGATCAATGGATATAGAAAAGGATGTAGTTAGCAGTCCATTCGCAACATCGAAGCCTATTCCGACCACTATGCCAGTCCCTGTTCAAAGCCATAGTGCCTTCTCTGACTTGCTACCCACACATGCTTCTGATGAATGTCCCAGCGCCGCTAATGCGCTGAATAATCAGGAGTTCATGATAAAAGACGGAACAATTAGTATTTCAAATACTTACTCTAAAGCGTGA